CAAAGGAGGCTCTTTTTAAGGCCTTGGGTACAGGGTTCCGGCAGGGAAAATGGACGGACGTGGAAGTCAGCCATACGGAGCTGGGAGCGCCTGTATTTATTCTGCACGGTTATTATAAAGAGGCGGCTGCGGCGATATGCCCGACGGCGCCGGCATTGTCCGTCAGCCACGACGGGGATTACGCTGTCGCTCAGGTCGTCATGGAAGGATACATACATAAGGAGGAAGAATGATGCAGAAGTTGAACACGGCGGCGCAGATGCGCCAGATGGATTATACGGCCATGCACGGCAAATACGGTATTCAGCCGGCCGTATTGATGGAAAATGCCGGCCACGCCGTTGCCGAACGGGCCGACGAATACATTCACGGCTGGGCCGGCAAGGACGTAGTCGTCGTCTGCGGAAAGGGCAATAACGGCGGCGACGGCTTCGTCATTGCCCGCCATATCGCAGCGGCCGGAGCCCGGGCTTACGTGTACATCCTGGGACAAGCCGAAGAATACAGCGATGAATCGCAGCAGCATTTAAGCACGCTGCAGGCTATGGAAGACGACGAATCGTGCCTGCTGACCTATTTCGGCGGCACGGAACGGGAGTGGCGCGTACTGCGGCAGCGGCTGCAGAGCTGCCAGGTCGTCGTCGACGCTATGCTGGGAACGGGATTTCACGGCAATCTCAGAGAGCCTGTTTCGTCTATCGTCGGCCTGATTAATGAAATCGCCGCGGCCGGCGCGCTGACGGTTATTGCCGTCGACGTGCCGACTGGCGTCAATTCTGATACGGGAGCTGTCAGCGGCAGTGATGAAGAAGAAAACGGGCCCTTGTTTGCTGATATGACCGTTACCTTCGGCGCTCTGAAGCGGGGGCTGGTCTTGTATCCCGGCCGTACCTGCGCCGGCCATGTAGAGCTGGACGCTATCGGTATGCCGGCTCCGCTGCTGGTACAGCCTGAGGAGAAACCGGCATATTTGCTGCAGGAGTCGGATATTGCCGAAGTCCTCGTGCCGCGCAGCCCCGACAGCCATAAGGGAAGCCACGGTACAATCGGCATCGTGACGGGATGCAGCGACATGGCCGGCGCGGCCCTGATGGCGGCGCACGGCGCGGTGCGCAGCGGCGCCGGCAAGGTATTCCTGCGCGTGCCGGCGCAGACGGCGCCGTACTGCATCGGCCGGCAGCCGGAAATCATGGTTCGCGGCGTAGGCCAGGGCGAATACTTTACGGAGGCAGACGCGGTGTCTGTCCTGGATGAATGCGCCGCCTGGTCGGTCATCGCGATGGGTCCCGGTATGGGAAGACATGAGGAAACAAAGGCTTTTGTCAAGGCGATATTAGCTCATGGCGAATGCCCTGTCGTATTGGATGCCGACGCCTTGAATTTGCTGGCAGGAGAAAAAGACTTCGTCTCTTCCTTGGACCGGCAGGTCATTATGACGCCACACTTGGCTGAATTCAGCCGTCTCAGCGGCCTGTCGGTCGCCGAAATTCAGGAAGATCCCTTTGCGGCGGCCGTGCAGTTCGTCAAGGAATGGCGCGTCACGTTAGTCTTGAAAGGCGCGCCGACGCTTGTCGTATCGGCTAA
This region of Megasphaera stantonii genomic DNA includes:
- the acpS gene encoding holo-ACP synthase, whose protein sequence is MMRCGIDIVQISRIEDMACRHERSLGKFFTEAELAYCRRRQQQQYASLAGIFAAKEALFKALGTGFRQGKWTDVEVSHTELGAPVFILHGYYKEAAAAICPTAPALSVSHDGDYAVAQVVMEGYIHKEEE
- a CDS encoding NAD(P)H-hydrate dehydratase produces the protein MMQKLNTAAQMRQMDYTAMHGKYGIQPAVLMENAGHAVAERADEYIHGWAGKDVVVVCGKGNNGGDGFVIARHIAAAGARAYVYILGQAEEYSDESQQHLSTLQAMEDDESCLLTYFGGTEREWRVLRQRLQSCQVVVDAMLGTGFHGNLREPVSSIVGLINEIAAAGALTVIAVDVPTGVNSDTGAVSGSDEEENGPLFADMTVTFGALKRGLVLYPGRTCAGHVELDAIGMPAPLLVQPEEKPAYLLQESDIAEVLVPRSPDSHKGSHGTIGIVTGCSDMAGAALMAAHGAVRSGAGKVFLRVPAQTAPYCIGRQPEIMVRGVGQGEYFTEADAVSVLDECAAWSVIAMGPGMGRHEETKAFVKAILAHGECPVVLDADALNLLAGEKDFVSSLDRQVIMTPHLAEFSRLSGLSVAEIQEDPFAAAVQFVKEWRVTLVLKGAPTLVVSAKTGNVYVNPTGNAGMACGGMGDILTGMIAAISARESRPDICSAACAGVYLHGAAGDACRRQIGSYGFTPMEVADAVPGVIRRMEEEMAVPLLQAPMILD